The sequence GGCCTTCATGGGAAATTCAAGCCAACACTAAGGATGAATCATGGAATGTATGGCTTTGAAGAGAGGGTACAAAACAGGGGAGCAATAAAGGTACAAATAAAATCTCTGTAGGTAACTAGAAAGGCTAGAAATTATGGAGAATCATAGACATATTCAGTGAGGAAGTAGGATATACATGATGATGTAACAGGAAATTTAggattttattagcatttttgttttatatttgtttaaaaatttttaattttcctgCAGATAGAATTAGATAGAGTAGGATTAAGAACTTTAGGATAGAACAGGGTTGAGTCTTAAAAAAGTTTTCAACCCACAGATAAGATTAAAATAAAGTTCAAACCCTACCCATCCCATTCTCGGTTCTAACTTAGTGTACTGTGTGGTACTTCTCTTCTAAATCATCTGGTCCAACAAAGCACAAAGCAATTTATCAATTAAAATCAACTTAAAAGCATTTTACTTGTAATACATATAATCGCTTATTAATTTACATTGTATTACTAACAAGGCTTAAAACTTGCCATGAAAAACCCATGGATGATGAATTCAATTCTCTGCTATCTGACCACAATCTTCTATAACAACCGGTTCAGATGTCTTCCCAGCATTTGAACCAACCTTCTCCATCTCCTTAACCACACTGTACCCATCAATAACTTTTCCAAACACAACATGCTTCCCATCAAGCCATTCAGTCTTGGCAGTACATATAAAAAACTGAGAACCATTTGTATGGGGCCCTGCATTTGCCATGGAAAGCATACCAGGTCCTGTATGCTTCAACTTGAAATTCTCATCGGCGAATTTAGAACCATAAATTGACTCTCCACCAGTCCCATTCCCTCTGGTAAAATCTCCACCCTGACACATAAACTGAGGAATAATTCGGTGAAACGAAGACCCTTTGTAGTGCAAAGGTTTCCCAGAGTTTCCAATCCCCTTCTCTCCGGTGCATAGAGCCCTGAAGTTTTCAGCTGTTTTTGGTGTTACATCAGCAAACAGCTCCATTACTATTCTCCCTGCTTTCATCCTTCCAATTGCAATGTCAAAGAAAACTTTTGGATTCGACATCTTTATCAGATTTGACCCAAGTTCCCTATCCAGGTAAATACAATGTTGTCACACACTATCATTGTACTGATAATCAAATCAAtagataaataaattataaaagccAATAGGTGAGAACCATATATCAAACTAGGTTAAATTACTTTGTCAGTCTCTATAATTTCAATAAAATTGAACTTAACTCCCTACAATTTAAAAGCTTCCAATTGAATCCCTAcacttcttttaattttgtaattagatctTATCATGCCAAAAACACTTGGGTTATCAACATATTCCTCTTCAAATTGAAAATACCCACGCCTCCGGTCTAAGTACCTAAACCTTAGCataaagatctaattaaaaaattcaaaatagcaCAGAGAACTAATTAAAAGCTTTTAAACCATATGAACTTAATTACAAATTTGTTAAAACAGAACAGCAGAGTAATTTAACCGTCAAACTATATATCAATTCTCGCTGTTGTTCttccaaaactaaaactaaaactagctAACTTATGATGCAATATTTGCCCCAATGCAATAGAGCCTTTCCGATTTAATCATAGAAAGACACCGAAAGATATACATCGAGGAGGCAACGTTAGATGTAGCTTAGGTTTATGTTATGTGATGATGTCGTAACTAATCAACACAAGACCGTCCATAAGCACACTAACaataattaaagaaataaaaaccATAATACAATGGAAATCAATAAATAGAGAATGTTCATCATTCTGTGTAAAATcctcagagctatgaacaacaaGCAAGAGGATGTGAATGAAGATGAAATGAAATTTTGCACATGTTTTGAACTCACAGACTACGAAATAAAGCACTAGAGAGTCTTCGAAATGTGCAGAGATATACACAATAACATAGCAGAAAAggtaaaaaggaagaaaagagtaCCTTGGATTTGAAATGAATCTGAGCTTGAGAGTTGAGAGACAGTGGCGAAGAAAAGGCTTTAAATAAACGGTGGCAAGAGAGTTTAGGGTTTTTTTTGGGTCAGATCCAGGCCCAGAACCAAGGAAACGCGGGTCCAGACCCGGATTTCAAACTTCGTCCTCCTTCTCTACGCCGCTGCGTGTGTGCGTCGCGTCGCTCTAACACCTCCGAACTCCCAAGCAGACCTTTATCCACCGCGAACATGCCACCATCGCCCGCTTCACCCGCTAGGCCGGTTGTTTCTCGTGCTTGCATGGCCGTCGCGACCAATTGTCGGTCTTTCCTTTGCTTCGCTTCTCTGGTTCCATTGCAGCTTCCGTGACCACTTCCACACTGCCGTTCGCGTCGCCGTCCACCTCGCCATCTGCCTAGCTTTAAAATGGTTGTCCTCCGTTCCaattaggggtgcacatgggccggatgaagccgggtttgatgtgacccagacccggcccgaaatataCATTGGGTCTATTTATTAAacccgaacccggccctagacccgatgaaattaatacactttcgggccacaattataccgggtgaaaattgggtaaaaaccgggtgaaaaccgggtcaTTAACATTACATTATGTTGaaaccttcttgtaagctagcatgtaaaaatatccaaatttttaagactccaaccattatttatttttttttttttggtttacccaaacggtatcccccaacccgacaggttaaggactaatccgtcgcggatctgagctccatttaagggtctgccgctggccaatgggttgctgcatgcacaaggcggggttcgaactcccgacacttgcttaagcggacgagtgagctgaccactcgaccaacccaagttggttaccATTAGTtaacatagtaaaattcacttaaaaaaatataacaagaaccaacccttcttcaaaattaaagcataaccacaattaatattaaagcataaccacaatcaatactaattgtctaataataccaaatattcaaaccaatacaaataacacaatcttatgtattagtctaaagtcttatgcattctaaacataaaacattaacttatagtcttataatgactaataacacaaaatattaaggtttacaatacttaaattccacataagaatagtcatgatccattactaataacacaaaatattaattgtgtatgatgaccgggccaccgggccgacttcgggtgacccgagctatggctcgggcccgacccaaaataatgaccgagtctatttttgagacccgtacccgaccctaaacccgatgaaatcacaccaatttagtccctaaagtgttcgggaccgggccgggccgggtctgtgcacccctagtTCCAATTGACTTCGCGCCGTCTTTCTCAACAAACACGTGGTCCGGCTGAGgggttttagggttagggttttgcaTATTTTGTAGATTGGGGACTGGACTTCTTGAACCAGGGCTTTTCAAACAAAAACATTTTTGAGTAAAATGAAATTTGGGCGAGGTACAAACTTTGTATGGGTCAGACCAAAAATCTTTCATAGGTAACATTACTTATACACTTTatcacaaaaacaaataaaaaataataatactatGTTTAcatgaatttataaaaaaattaacattactaaaataagaataataatattcaTTTCGTAAAAGAAAATGTCTCTTTATCTTTATGGGTGCTTATCACCTAGTTTTTTAACCATGAGGTTGGAGTTGGAATCTtaccaccttttttttttttcaagataaATCTTACCGCTTTGAATATGGTCAATTTTATTTATCTTCGTAGCCTTGTTGTACATTTAACTCTTTTTtataactaaatttaattaagttagtctaaatttaacaaaaattaattttattattgagctgaatcagattttgtttctgtttttttttttttttttctttctttttttttctaagaagaaaaagaagaattttaaattatgcataatttatcaaaaaaataacATCGAAATTTCTTAAATAACttaaaaatttcttaatttttacaccgaaattttgctacaaaaatgtcttctttaatactatacttttttcttcttctttttattcttttttgtttctttttttcctGTTGCTCATATTCCTTTCTTTTAGGAGCATTGCTTCTCATATTAGACTCGAATGAACATGTTTATAATATATTGCAATcttatttagttgaatgaatgtagattCTTCATCTTTCtagtaattttgtagcattatgtgttttttcttcttctttctttaattttttttgttattgttattcttgttaagagagtaaaataagaaaaatcatgagaaggtcaaacaaaaagaaaaagatgaataagaaaagaacAAGGAGATGATCATGATaatgaagaaggaagaggaagacTTTTGagttatcattaagtaattttggtgcattcttgatttaaataaggtgcacttggTCTGTGCTTGTTTTGAATCGAGTTTGTTCATATATCGTCAGTAATTTCGGTgcattctaaatttaattttggtgcagtttgaatttaaataaggtgcattTTTAGTCTGAAAACTTATTCTAAACTTTGTTTGTCTGTCGCCATCATCATTAAGggattttatatatataagaagaagacgacgataattattataataatgatGATGGAGTAGGAGgttgaagagaaaaaagaaagaggagatcaaagaaattcaaatgagaaaagaaggaggaggaggagatggaGGTAGTAACGTGGTAGTAGCGACGGCAacgataataaaagaaaaagatgaagaaaaaggaagagaggaAGATGGAGGTGAGGAAGGAGGAGAAGGAAAGAGGAGGTTGTGGTGGTGACGGCGACGATAATAAtgaaagaagaacaagaagaagatgcAGTAGTAACATAGGTGAAAAGGAGGCGCCCATAAATTTAAAACCCTTGATCATAATTTGGTTGGACTTGGTTAGGTATTTTACTTAGTTGTAGAGTTTTTCTcttatattaaataagataattaaTGAACTAAAGCTAATATATGTCACTTTTTTTTGTGCATcttcttttaaatattttattttttgtaacaaaagtcaggtttaattactctgttaatCCCTATAATTTCATCAAatattttaattaggtctctatactttttttctttcaattggttCCTTACacactgtttttaattttgtaattacgtcCTTTTCAAGttgaaaatgttaaaattaacataatatttttaccaaaatacatgcggtcaaaaatttaataaaatttttaattataaataccttcaatttacaaagaaatattcagttaactctaatattttttacactaggaaggacttaattacaaaattaaaacagtttaggaacccaattaaaaagaaaaaaagtacagggacctgttcataccctggtccAAATCATAAGTCAGGCCCAAATTTAGCTAAAAGGTCCAATCTTGAAGGTTGGTCTTCACTGCCTATCCGAGCTCCACAAAGAGGTCGGGACCGACTGAAACAGGCAGCTCATACTTATCTAAGTGAGTAACTGCCTCCCTGAATCTCTCTCCTACTTCTAAAAGAGAGATCTCAACAATCCCTAGAAAAAGGAGACAGTTATCCACCACTAATAGTGGAACTGATCCAACGGCGATTATTAgctcatcacctataaatacactgacaccccttagGTATATTTAAGTTTCAATATTCTAAACCTGCTTAatcccttgctgacttaggcatcggagtgtcctgcaggtaccaccccctcctATTCAATCATACAAACAACTCGGAAGGCTGCTTACGGATGCGAACCAGTCTAAGACCCCCTCTTTCCAATGTTTGGGCCATACATTCAAGATCAGTCcggttttaggtaaccctcggaaaattggcgccgttgtcggggactcGGAGATCAACGCATAATGGCGGACGATCAGCATAAAGACGAACACACTGCATCTGAGCCCGATCAAGAGTATCAAGACGCGGTTAATAATGACCAAGCAATAATATCCCTACAAGGGGCGAAAGGACTGCGTGGCGACGGCCCCTCAAATACCCAAGGATCAAAAAAAGTTTCCTCTGAGGTTCATCAGCCTAGACAAGAGGGGCAACATCGTTCCACCGATTTCATGGGAATACTACATGGCCACCAAGGTTGACTCGAGCAACTAGAACAAGAGCTAGAGCAACAGCGTGAAGCAGAGCGAAGTCTAAGGAGAGAAATCGAGTGACGAAGAGAGCTTGAAGAAAAGCTCTCAAGACTGGAATCCAATCTCCGAAATAAGGATTCCTATGCAGATCGAGAGGACACCCCATTGGGGGAAGAAGACCTATTCACTGAGGATATCATGAGGGCTAAAGTTTCCAGAAACTTTAAAAGCCCTGACATGGATCTGTATGACGGGACGACTGACCCGAAGCATCACCTCAataatttcaaaagtcggatgtacttgGCTGATGCCTCCGACGCTCCccgttgcaaagccttcccgacgaCTTTGACAAAAGCGGccatgaagtggttcgatagcctcCCTCCAAGGTCAGTCACTAGCTTTGACGACCTCTCGCGTAAGTTTCTTGTGTGATTTTCAATTCAGAAAGACAAGGTCAAGCACGCCACTAGCCTACTGGAGTGAAACAAGAGGTCGGAGAACCCCTGAGAGACTACATGAAAATGTTCAATGAGGCGTGCTTAGAAATTCAAGATCTGCCCACTAAGGCAGTAATAATGGGTCTCGTTAATGGACTCCGAGAAGGATCCTTCTCCCAGTCCATCTCAAAGAGACACCCGACTTATTTGAGTGATGTACAAGAacgagcagaaaagtacatcaacatggaggaaaacgtCAGATTACAAGAACCAAACTGGTGGCTAGGGCACCCTCACCAGTCAAAAGAAAAGGAGAGGGAGcccaagagaaagaaagaagtcgGAGCTGAGAGACCTAGaagatatcactcttatactcctctacgagtaatgaatactgtgaataccataaACTATATGGACACTCCACTAATGATTGTTACGAcctaaaaaatgtgatagaaaagctggccagagaaggttaactagatagatatctcatggaaaggtcagaCAATCaggggaaaagaaaaagagatgatgATGGCCACAAACGAAGAAGTCCACCCCCGCAGACTCTATAACGACATATCCATATGATATCGGGAGGATTCGCTGGAGGGTGGTTGACCAAGTCATCTCGGAAAAGACATTTGAAGAGTGAAGGATCCGACCCTTCAACCATCTCTTTCACCAAAGAGGATGGACAAGGAATCATACCAGGGCATGACGATCCGATAGTAATTACGATGATCCTAGCCAACGCTCACCTACACAGAACCCTGATAGATCAGGAGAGCTCAGCCGATATACTGTTCAAGCTAGCCTTCCATAAGTTGGGGTTAGAGGAAAAGGAGCTAAGAGCCTATCCGGACACACTTTTCGGTTTAGGAGATACTCCCATCTAAGACTTTAAGCATCGACTTTATTGTTGTCGATGTAGCCTCTGCTTACAATGTCCTAATGGGCAGAACGACTTCAAATCGGCTAGGAGCGGTTGTTTCTACCCCTCATCTCTGCATGAAGTTCCTAACGTCAGAGGGAATTGCTACTATCAGGGGAGATCAGAAGTTGGCAAGAAAGTGTTataatgaaagcctgaaccttaGAGGTAAAGGCAAGGAAGTTAATGCAGTAGAGCTCGGAGGAACCCGAGTAAAAGAAGAATTACGACCATATCCGGGAGAGAAGACGAAAGAAGTCCAGATTGGACAAGAGGTCGAAAAAAACACCAACATAGGAGCTAACATAAGGGCAGAGTTTAAACAAGAGCTCACAAAGCTGCTACGAGAAAATTTCGACCTCTTCAcctggaaagcttccgacatgcTCGGAATAGATCTCGAGCTTATGTCGCACAAGTTGGCAGTCTATTCAGGATCCCGACCTATCCAGCAGAGGAGACGAAAGCTCGGGACAGAGCGAGCTCAAGTGGTTGAAAAATAAGTACAAGCCCTGCTAGAGGCCGAATTTATCTGGGAAGTCAAGTACCCGGCCTGGATGGCAAATATAGTGTTGGTCAAGAAACAGAATGGCAAATGGAGGATGTGCGTTGACTACACCGACCTTAACAAGGCGTGTCCGAAAGACCCATATCATCTACCCAATATTGATACCCTAGTAGATGCCAGCTCGAGATATCAATATTTGTTATTCATTGGATGCCTActcaggatataatcaaatcccgatgtacaagccggaccaagagaaaacattgTTCATCACGGCCAGAGCAAACTATTGCTACGTGGTCCTGctatttggattaaaaaatgcaggggTCACATATCAAACGCTGATAAATAAGGTGTTTGCACCTCACGCAAGTCTTCAATACCATAAGAATGCATCGGATGAAATTAAATTTCGATAAGTGCACCTTTGCAGTGGAGGCTagaaaatttctaggattcatgctaacacaaagggGGATTGAAGCTAACCCCGATAAGTATAGAGCGGTCCGGGAAATGAAAAGCGCAACGTGTCTAAAGGAAGTCCAGCAGCTAaacggccgacttgcagccctatccaggttcttggcaggatcaggACTAATATCCTTACCACTTTTTTCCTACTAAAAAAAGGATGccagtttgaatggactcctgaatgTGAAGAGGTATTTCAGAAGTTCAAAAGGTTTCTGAGCCAACCTCCCATCCTTACCCAGCCAAAAGCAAGAGAAGAACTCGTGTTATATATAGCTGTCACCGAGAAGGCTGTGGCGTCAGCATTAATACGGAAAGATGAGTTCGGACAGCATCCCGTCTACTTCATAAGCAAGGTGCTAcaaggccctgagctaaggtaccaAAAACTTGAAAAGTTCGCATATGCCTTGGTTGTAGCATCTGGGACTCTTCGGCCCTATTTTCAAACTCACACCATAAGGGTTTGAACGAACCAGCCCATGAAGTAAATTCTTCAGAAAATAGATGTTGCGGGCAGAATGGTTCAATAGGATATAGAattatccgagttcgacttgaaatACGAAACTCGGACTGCAATCAAAGTTCAGTGCCTCACTGACTTCATAGCGGAGTATGCAGGCGACCAAGAGGAGGCATCCACAATCTGGAAGATATATGTGGATGGGTCTTCTAATAAGGTAGGAAGTGGAGCTGGTATCATACTAGTCAATAAGGAGGGAACCCAAATAGAATTATCCTTAAAATTCGAGTTTCCTGCCTCCAATAACCAGGCTGAATATGAAGCTCGGATTGCGGGATTAAAGCTCGCCAAAGAAGTCAGTACTTCCAAGGTAACAATCTCCAACGACTCTCAAGTGGTAATTTCCCAATTTAATGAAGAGTATCAGGCGAAAGATCCCAGCATGAAAAAGTACTTGAAAAAAATACTCGAGCTTCTTAGACAGTTCCTTGAAATTGAAGTCAGGCATATAACAAGAGAGCTCAACAGTAGAGCAGACGCTCTTTCCAAACTAGCAAGTACCAAGTCAGAAAGAAATAACAGAATTTTGATACAAGAAACTCTCTAGGAGCCCTCAGTCACAAAGATGGATAACAGGTTAGACATATTGCCAGTCTCCGACTTAGATCTCGGATGGATGACGCCGCTAATCGAATATCTAAAATTTGACATCCTTCTCGAAGAGCAAAAGGAGGCTCAAAAACTCAGAAGGGAAGCGCAGAACTATACCTTGGTACAAAACGTCCTTTATAAAAGAAGGATATCcacaccactgttaaaatgtgtCCCGACCTTTAAGACAGGAGAAGTCTTGGAAGAGATACATAACGAGATTTGTGGAAATTATCTCGGAGCAAGGTCCTTAGGCAGAAAGGTGATACGAGCCGAGTTCTTCTGGCCGACTTTGCAGAAGGACGACACCGACTTCGTTAAAAAATGCCAACCCTATCAAATGCATACGAATTTCCACGTCGCACCCCCCGAAGAGCTCATTAGTATAACTTCTCCCtggccttttgcaaaatggggattGGACCTACTCGGACCTTTTCCTCAAGGGCCTAGACAAGTAAAATatctcatagtgggagtagactatttcacaaagtggattgaagcaGAGCCATTAGCCACAATCAcaactcaaagaagtcggaagtttCTTTACAGGAATATCATTATCCGATTTGGGGTCCCACACTCCATTACCACGGATAATGGCACCCAGTTTACCGATTCTACATTCAagagcctagtagccagtatgaggattaagcaccaattcacatcggtAGAGCATCTCCAAccaaatgggcaagccgaggcggCCAACAAGGTTATACTGGCAGGATTGAAAAAAAGGCTCCAAGAACTAAAAGgggcttgggccgaagaactttcTCAAGTATTCTGGGCCTATCGAACTACACCTTATTCAACCACCAGAGagacacccttccgacttgcttatggcatagaagccatgatccctgTTGAAGTCAATGAGCAAAATCCGAGGGTGAATTTTTTCAATGAGGTCGGCAACGTTCAAGCCCACAAAGATGAGCTCGAGTTGCTCCCAGAAGTCAGAGAAcgagcccagataagagaagcagtgTTGAAATAAAGGATGGCAACAAGGTACAACCAAAGAGTCATTCGAAGAAACTTCACCTCAGACGACTTAATTCTCATCCGTAATGACATCGTGGTGAACAAGTCTGGAGAAGAAAAACTCGCTGCAAACTGGAAGGGGACCATACAAGATAGTCGAGGTAttgggaaagggctactacagagtgTCCGACCTAGGAGGCTCCGAGCTTCCAAGGTCGTGGCACGCTTGCAATATGAAGAGATATTACAGCTAGAAGCGAACCTCGCTCCCTGATTTACTCTTTTTCCCGACTTCACGATTTTTTTCCAAAAAAGGATTTTCCTGGAGGGGGTTTTAACAAGGCATCAAAGCGAGGACTAGAGGCAGAAAATACATTCCCTCAGTAGCAAAAACGCCCGTGTAAAGCCACGTTTCATTAGTAATAATATCTCTCTCtttattatctttttatctttctctttAGAATTTTCATTTATCATTACTACGATACGCACCAGCTTAACCTCGAAAAAACGCAAAAATCAGTTGCCCGATCTAGAATGTCGGCAAGATAAAGCgatgaggtacaagtcggtgtaaagaggttatgaAAGACGATCCTAATAGCTCGAAAATAAGACAGCATTCGACTTATAAGTCGGAAAGCCTGAGCAAAACAaaatgcatcgcaaaaataacctaagttatgAAAATGGTTCAATAAGCAAAGCAAAGTTGAACATAAGCAAAAATAAAGGAAATACTGAAAAAATGTTGCAAACCAAGAAGGACTAACtttttttagttacaaaaaaGAGGAGTTCCAACAACGGAAAGATGAAGGTTGTAAGGCACCAACGAGCGAGAAGCCAAAGTATTTGAGTAAGAAAATGAAAGAGCAAAGAAAGGAAGCGTCGAAgacaaaagaaaagagagagaggaggaaaaGTTATTTATAAGATACTA is a genomic window of Arachis ipaensis cultivar K30076 chromosome B06, Araip1.1, whole genome shotgun sequence containing:
- the LOC107645766 gene encoding peptidyl-prolyl cis-trans isomerase CYP19-3, whose protein sequence is MSNPKVFFDIAIGRMKAGRIVMELFADVTPKTAENFRALCTGEKGIGNSGKPLHYKGSSFHRIIPQFMCQGGDFTRGNGTGGESIYGSKFADENFKLKHTGPGMLSMANAGPHTNGSQFFICTAKTEWLDGKHVVFGKVIDGYSVVKEMEKVGSNAGKTSEPVVIEDCGQIAEN